One Gossypium hirsutum isolate 1008001.06 chromosome A08, Gossypium_hirsutum_v2.1, whole genome shotgun sequence genomic window, gacttcatttttttttatgttaaatcaAATCCTTTTagtttccatttttgtttttttctttatttttatttcaccaTTGTTTTGTACTATTCTTTTACCTTTATTTTTACATTCATGGACAACTGCTcattgtattattactattaatatccTTATCACGTTGTCTTTTTTGCTCCatcaatattatttgttatttttgtcttatttgttctatttattttattttctgtttaTAATTTCAAACTAAATTGTTTTGTTTATTATCTTGTTCATCtacttatttctttattccttttaactttttatactaaaaagttcatttatttatgtttttttagatGCTCTTcgattttactattattattattattattattattatttagtcccatgttaatttcttttatgaattcttttaaatttatcttAATATATTTTTACGTACATAAGTCATTTTTCTAGAACATATTTTACTACATATTGTTTTGATTTTAAATCTCacatttaaatactatttttatatatattcatttgttAACTTTAAACGGATACATCATCTCTAAAATGTTTATGCACATTATTTGACTCAAATTTCCTCCTTCGtaatctttattttaataattatttatatgtttgtAGTTTGCCCATGTTGTTTTGTATATCATGagtgttttgttgtttttatcgTTTTATAAGTTATTACATTACATTTGTGATTGGTACTTGGTGTTgctatcttaattttatttatctagGTTTGAAAACTTGTTGGAGCTCATACTTTGATTTGTTTCTTTGGTTATATTTTTAGCTTTCATGATTTTGATTGTTAATGTTTGGATGTGAGCTTACTGTTATTTTATGCACgttaagttttttattattattatttgtttattcatctttacactatttttatttattaatagaGTTCGCTATCCCTGCATATCGTCTCATGTTTATAACTTCACCTTTTACTTGCAATTGACTCGTTAGGATTTTAAACTtgttaatctaaaataattattccattttatttcaagtcaaattaataCGTTTTGAgctagtttcacaattatttaaaaCGAAGACGATATTCGATATTTGACAATTcgtggaatcgtgccctaacgtattaggtTGCAATTTCTCATTCGCTCAAAGTAATCGAATGTCTCTTCAGAATTTCACTCGTATCTTCCAAGGTGAGGCAATGgttaatgtttggaaattcgatgAATCGTGCCTTACTGTGCTGGGTATCGATTTTTCGTTGAaccaaatagttgggcatccttttgttattttcgaATTACAAATTTTTGaacgtcgaaacaagaagatttttagCAATGGACtcgagttattcaaatgttattaacaagaaccacatttcaaaaacatttttaattttagacaaaaggacaatatttaatcgatttggtaccaattttgggcataatgagggtgctaatccttcctcatacgtaaccgactctcgagcctattttctcatgttttcgtagaccaaaatcattattttagtaaaccaaaatgttttattaaaacaacctaaatttctaggtgatccgatcacacctaaacaagaaAAGATTGGTAGCGACTCCATTTTCGCTCTCCAAAAAGTCGATCCATCATttttaaatcgaaataaaaaaatggtttcgacccCTAATAACCAAAACAAGTTAAACAATCCACATGCACTACTGCAATAAAAGACAGAGGGTACCTGAACAGATGAATTATAGAATACTTCGTAAAGATGGACCTTTATACAGCAAAAACAATCGGGACAAGGGACAAAGCATATACCGCTTAGTGCTGTTCTTCCGATGAACCGAACAAGAGCAGAATTTTTGTTCAACGATTTCATAACTATGAGCACTTCCCTgttaataaagaaaaaatatacaTCAAGAACTAACAAGTGAATTTACTTTCTTGAAAGCAACTATATTGACAAACGATAATTATTCTGTCCACTGCTAGTGGAGTAAAAAAATTCCACAAGCAGGTCTAAGAAAATGCCAAGTGttctttttaattctttaatattattttattatacctAAAAAGAAATGGCATCAACCCAGACCCACTTTTGGAGCTTTTTACTCCACTGGCATTGTATAGGATAATAACCCTATTGACAATGCCAAGTATGCAGTAATAAGTTGTCACATAAAGGAATGGTATATTGGCATAGCCTTGAGTAAACATCAAGAAACTGACATTTAGTCGGGAAATCTTAAAAGTGAAAGCAAATACTATTGTGATAAAATAGAAAATGACAATGGTAAGCTACAAACTAATGGAGATGTCTTTCATATCTAAAGGACATAAATTTGAAGTCTTATTTGAGGATACATGAATCAAGATCAAGCACAATTATGAACTACGAGTCCTCTCAAATCCTTTCAgcgatttttattttttactatttcctCTTTCCCATTTTGCATGGGAGGAGTAGATTCAGGAAATTCAGAAACAGGGAAGCTGTTCTCTCTACTCTAGCCAGGGTgacaaatgaaatcaaatacaagcATATTTACTTACCCCATTCTTGGTGGAACCTTATTGCCAGTGATGTAACTGATCTTCTTTCGGCAGGGTTAGAAAATTCCATGTTCATGGCCTCCTGAATTGCAGATAAAATCTCCCTTCTTACTTTAGCAGAGGGAATAAGGAGATTTGGTCCATGTATAGCACTCAAATCAACCACCTAAAAACCAAGGATCATAGTGGGTTAAAAGTACTGCttgaaaacatagaaatttcatGTATCAAATTTGAGTGATAAGCCACTACAAGGCTCAAGACAAGACAAGCCAAATTATCACACAGAACAAGAGCATTAACCCGTCACCACAGCTTTTATGATTTTGGCTTTCAAGATTATTAGAAAAACATCTTTGATGGTTGATAGTATTTCTTACAGGTAATATGTTTAAGACATCAAGAAACATTTTTTGTCAGGTAATATGTTTAATACTAAACCAAGAGAATAATTTTTCTTAACTTGAAGTTTGAAGGTGTACAAATAGCATTACTGgaaaaacatggaaaaaattAGAGGGGCAATTAATAAAATGATAGAACTTTAGAGAGAAAATAGAAAACAACCATGTTCGTCAAGTACTCACCCTTGGACGGCCATACACAGTTACAATGCCTAGGCAATCAAGTGGAAAAGCAAGATAAGTAGGGCACAAGTGCACAACATTACTGACCAGACAACATGCATGAATGTTTTTAACAATATTAAAGGCCATATCATTAGGTTCTATTATATATCTCAAAGGAACAGATATAAACCTATCATCTtcccgaatgtgataaataatcATGTATATCAGGAGTCTGAATAATATGATCTATAACTTGCCTGCTGCAACCATGGGATAATACAGTTCATAAACCTCTGTTCCAAGAGGTATGATGCCAAAGTACTGAGAATATTGTAGACATTCTTTTGGGAGAGACTTTCTAGAACAGGACCAGTTCTATCAAGAAGCTCAATGAGGACAATTTCATCTCCAGAAGATAGAGCTTTTGCATACGCAGAGTCTAGGTCCCCTTGGCATAGAAGACTTTTAACATGTTGCCATAGACCATCTTTGTTGTCTGGATACTTCTGTCTGCCACTCACATTTGGAATGGAAGAACAAGTAGAGGCAGCTTCACTTTTTCTGATCTGGCCAATGCCTTGTCCCCCATGCCCAGAGCTTTTGTGCACTTCCTTCCCAGTTGGATTTCTACAAAATTTTACAGTATGATTAGTCCATATCTCCATGCCCTGCTTTGCACAATTGGGTGACCTATTTCTACCAAGTGTTTTTTCCTCCCAAACATCAGAATTCTTCACTGACAGCAAAGAAGATTGTCTGTTACAAATATCTACGGAAGCCCTTGGAGTGCACGAAGACAGTCTGGAAGAAGCACCTTCACCCTGCTTCTCAAGTCTGGAATTCACCAAACCAGGATGCTTCCCTCCCTGCATAACGTCTTGCACCATACGATCTACTACATGTTCTAAACTTAAGACCTTTGACTGTAGCATGGACATGCTATCCATTATACCAgttgaaaacacctaaaaaaaataaaattcataatataattctTTGCAATGAAAAGGTTAATATCAGCCGTGGAGCAATTACAACTGGAAGAATACTTTTTCAAACATAgagatagaaaataaaaaaactcaagaCCTCTAGATAATACAAATAGAGCTCAGTTTGAATTGGGGCCTAGGATTAATGGACAGAATAGGATGAGACAAGATCAGTGAGTATAATGACTCATATGCTCCAGATTTCAACTTTATATTCTTCAAAAGTATAAAATCTGCCAAGGTCAGTCCTTCATAGTGATGAAATCTGCACATTGGAAAGCATAATGTTTTGCAACTATTGTCTATTGAGATTTACCTGGAGAAGATCCATCATGCTGGACTGCTTGCTGTCAATCTCCGAAAGCTGTTTCTGAATGCCAACAATTTTATTCTCAATCCGTGAACAACACATTGAAACGGTCTCCGGACTTGATTCATTGACTGCTGAATCAAGACTTCTGCGGTCCCTAATTTTTCCAGAGCACACACCATCTTCTTCATTACTAACTTCTTCACCTGCAAACCGCTGGCTTCGTCCCATAGACTTCTGCCAATGTCCCTCAGCTATATGGTCATGAGCAACAGTTACAAACTTGGACCCAAAGTTGTCACTAAGAAGGTTAGACACCGAAGAACACTCTTGTTTGTCATCCACTGGGACAAACTCATACCCTATATCTTGTGTACTTGTAGTGTCCGGCATCATTCTATCCAGTGTCTTGGTGATAGTGCTCCCTTCAGATTCTTCATTCTGAAGGTCTGGTAAAGAAACATTATGTTTCTCTGAAACAGAAATTTCAATATGCCAATCATCATCTTTGCAATGTTGAGGGTCTTGGACATAATTCTGAGATGTCTTTCTAACAGACAGAGGTATCCTTCTTATAGCTGGGTTTGTAGTAACTTTCTTCCCTGAGACATCTTTCCAACAAGAGTCATTGTTACTTGTTATGTCACAGGAATCACCTCCACAGAAGTTTTCTGCAGAAAGTATAAACAAGCAAATAGGAGCATTAAGAAGAGGGAAGAGACTAGTAACATAAACAAAATATCACCATATCATATTTAGTCAAATTTAGACTTCTTCCTAATCCAGCTGCAGAAGCTACTTAATGAGACTAGTTTATCATAATCAAATGCCACCTAAACTATATATGATATGTGAAAAAAATTCAGAAGGTAAGATTCTGTACAAATAAAGAGTAAAGGGCACCAGCTCCTAAACCTTTTACATAAGATCCAGCCTCAGAAGGTTCAGAAGTATCAGGTCCGGGAATGCTTCTCCAGTGCTGAAGGGCATGCAGTACTGTGTCCCTAACTGGTTTGACCTATAAGAGACAAGAACCTAATAATATGGTACAATCAATGAGCAAATTCCCTAGAGTAAAAGTCCTTAACAAATTCTAACCTTGTCAAAACGACAAGACTCAAGGGAACGGATGCAAGAAGCCCTGAAAGATCCCAGAAAAGAAGCACCACTTGAAGCAATCTCCCCCAATGCTACAGAAGCAGCTTTGCGTGTTGTCCAGTCACTGTTTTTGAGGGCTTCTTGAATGCTAGGCATTGCTGCCGCGAGAAGACTTTGTGTTGTAGCACCACCTGCCTGGAATGAACATTAAAATGCAAGTTTTACCATAATTTAAGCAGGTATATTATAAACAATAGACAGAAAACAATGATAAAGAAGGAGCATCAGATAAAACGAACTCCATTATTGAAACAGTAACAACTTATATGTAACTTGCTGCGTCATTTCTTAGACATCCAAGCTAAAACTAACCTGAATAATGCTTCTGTTTAACTCAATTACTGATGATTTTGCCATTAAGTGTGGATTCTTGAGCAATTTTATGGTCCGAGTCAACATCCGCTGCAAAATGGAAACTGGAGGATCATGAGTATTGTCAATGACCCTTGCCAAGCACAATGCTGCACCCGATTGCACATGCTTACTCTGTTCACCTAATGCTTCAAAAAGTGGCTTCACCAACGTAACAAAAACTTCATTATTATCATCTTCATGATTACTCAATTTTGAAGCCAAAACACCAATTGTTTCATGGCAAGCATCCCTCACAACTGAGTCTGGGTCCTTAAGCCTCTTAACAATGCTAGCAACCATCTTACTTAGGTATGGAAGAATAAGGCCCTGATGAAATCTAGCTAATGTAGCCATCAACCTGACAGATTCCTTTCTAACAGCACTCTTCTGCTCTGAATCAGTATCCAATATACACGACAAAAATGGGGAAATCTTATCTGGTGTTAAACATTCTGCTGTTTTCTCAAGCTCATCAACTCCTAGTTGATATGTATCCCTATCAGCTAACTTGTTCAGCGCAAGATTCACCTTATTCTTTAGCTCAAAAGCTACCTGTTGTGAGTTGATATTAGAGGGTCCTTTGGCTTTCCTATGCATGTGCGCCTTCATCTTGTTACCGATTATCAAGCTATTTTCACAGGGTTAAAGAGTTTAAAGGATGCACCGCTGCTCGTAACATGAATTTGCAAAGAGAAAAGGCAAACAGGAAAACAATGTAAGAATTCTTCATAGCAATAAAAGTTTCAAGTATTTATACAGTAAGAAAGAGTAAAACAACATGGAAAACTAGAAACAGTAAACACCATTTTCCATTCCCATTACAATAAATGTtggaagaaaaaacaaaaggagAAAAGGAAACAATAACTGATCTTATAAAGAGAATTACAGTAGTTAAAACCATTCTGAAAGTGACAAAACACGAAAcccttttttgaaaaataaaataaaataggaaaactCTAAAGTCCAAACCCTAGAACAACACAAAACCCTGGCTTAAATTGAAACCAAGAGGGCACCGATTTCAAGATATccatttcctttctctttttctttccttaGATTTTCCTGTTAAACAAACAGAAACTTCATAAACTCTCAACCAAAAGAAACTCTAAACCCCAGCTTAAATTGAAACCAGCAGGACATCGATTTCAATCTTTCCATTTCCTTCCTCTCTTTCTTTagcttagattttttttttgatagaATAGATTTTCTTGTTAAACAAACAGAAACTTAATAAAATGTCAACCTAAAAAAAAAGCTCTAAGCCCCAGCAACTTAAGATCACcaatttcaaaatttccacttcctttttccatttttccTTAGACTTTCTTGTTAAACAAACAAAAACTTCATAAAATGTCTACCATAAGCTCACTTCGTAACAAAGTATAGAATACTAAAACAAGGACGAGAAACAACATCATTTTACAGCaactaaaacaaaaattgaaGGTTTAGCAACTTACTCCCAAAACACCAGAAAAAAAAAAATCTGTGAACGAAGCTCCAAAGCTGATTAacctgaaaaaataaaaattaaaaaaaagaagacaaattttaaatttaaaaaatatatattaatttttttaaattgaaaaaggcaCGAATCTCAGAGTGAGCtgagagagaaaataaaatttgaagaaaagcTTACCCGTTGTCTGCTCTGCACAAATCACAAATGAATTTTTCCGTGCCTTGTGTTTTCCTTTTTTGCATTTGGCTTTGGCTTTAGTTTTCGCGCCTATACTGTGTGTTTCGAATTTTGGGGGAGCATTTTAACTGTGCGTGACCTTTGATTTCCTCCAAGTGTCCTTTTTGACGGCTTCGACCGTCTTTTCTCCTCTGcgttcaaatttttttattgataatgATATATTGCATGAATATGCGTATTTTGATTCTATttaaatggttaaaatatgtAATAGGTCCATGTACTATTTACAATTTCAGAATTTAGtctatttactttttaaattttaaaatttaggtccgattattaacactattaaatttttttattaaatcttttggtgtaatattttgaaataaaaaaatattcacttgatagtaatgtaattaaaaataaatttagcccatctactttttaaattttaacattcaGTCTAGTTTTTAAcactgatttttttattaaatttgttgatgtgactttttaaaataaaataaaaacttatttagTGACCATATAACTAAAGCAATAACGGtgtaataaacttgaatttaataaaataattttaacaatattaacagttgaacttgaattttaaaatttaaaaagtaaaaagactaaattcctaaaaataaaaatataaagactaaattctaaatttgtgaagagtacataaatttatgacatattttaaccttttgataatattttaaatatataattgagttaatataacatttggtacTATAACTTGTCACCTTTTTCTAATTTAGTATCTAAGTTTTTTTCAATGGAATACATCAATTTGACAAATGTGATACAAATTACCCCAATACACAAAAGGCGTATCGGTTACTTCTGTCACCATATTAAAAAATAAGCATCATTAATATATTGGAATAACATGTATCATATTTGTCAAATTAAGGCACCACATTAagtaccaaaaaaaaagaaaaaatgtcaaTTTCGGGTAccgaatatatatttttttttgggtGAAAAGATAGTCTAAAGGAAAAACACGAGATTACAAAGAAGAACTAGGGAATAAGGAACCCCTAGCAATATTATCTTCTAAAGTTTCTTGAATCTTCAATATTGGTGAGTTTTCAAATAAGTATAGATCTTCCTCATTTGCAAAGGCCATTTTAGCTAGGAAGTCCGTTGCTTGATTATCTTCTTTATGAATGTGTCATATGAACCACCTTTCTTATTGAGATAAAATATGTTGAATTCTCTTAACAAAAGAGATacaaaatgttatattaaacctataaaattatactcaatatttatagtaattttaatgttgatgtcaattttaactttcaaataattatcattaaattttataatttaatttgaaatctgtaaaataaatttgtattattaaattCCAACATTCaacaaatttattcaattcatatGTGAATAATAATACTAGTAATTACTGATTGTTTTTAATAACAGTAAATAACAATTTTGAATTTACAGAAAATAAtacatgtaaaaatattttaaaaatttatatttttccttGTTATAATATTGAGGAGGAGGAAAAGATGTTAAAATTTGAACTCAGAATTATATAAAAGTCAAATAAAAGCTTTAACCATTGCTTTAAACAAGTTTTGGTCCGTCAATTTCATATTGTAGTGACGTAAAATTTTGgtttcggtcgctaattgaggcgatttagtgaaaacttgaaaactgaagtttgattttgaaataaagaggggagtcgccaccgatcttttttttttaggtgtgatcggacacctaataaatttatctcttttaaacaaaaagaaggccaagtttaggtctacgtcaaaaaccagagaaaaattagggttcgggagtcggttacgtgcaagaaaggtattagcaccctcgcaacgcccaaaattggtatcttgtaaaATACGTGTcgccttaatttttaaaaatacgagttcaatgtaacatttagCTGTGATCTGGTTGAAACAtaagaattttcaattttttttatttttgagaaggacataccgttttaacacgagtcgattgatgTTCACCTAACATAGCGGTGAAATCGGCGACTTAGTGTTAAACCGATACGTTGCCTTaagtattgaaattaattagaaaacaagaATAAGATTTTCGAACTAAtgcaaagcaaataaataaatgacaaagctagaaatatattgaagcaaatataagtgtgacaaatatatataaaaaaacaatgaaaatataTGCGATATTAAACGTAATGTTAGAATTAAACATGCAATGGAAACgacgaatatatatacacaataatgatattaagagtatgtacgtaaatatatatatatgaatagtaataatgttagaaatatactatgcACAGTGTTTGAAACATATGcctatgatagtaaaaatataactagtaatgttaaaatttatatacaatatatacatatatatataataaatattaaaaaatgtatgtacttgacatatatgaaaaatgtatacataatattaaaataaaacaataagtGATAATAATGAAAGtaataggtataataataaataatatgatatacgaaaataatactatatataaaatatgtatacaagaataataaaatatatgtactaatattaaaataaatatagtaggaataaaataaatgtaataataatatatacacaatatggtattaaaaatatacatatacatatacatataatagtatttaagaatatatatacataagatgatatggaaatatgtacatagaatagtatataaaaatataactaataatattaaaaatatatatacataatatatatatataacatatatatacatatacattagcAATGATAACAATACAAAATGAATTTATTAACATGCTACATAGATACGTACGTATATGGGTGTAAATAATAAGGATACTAGAAAtccttaatatataatatttgaaatatatgcataatataaatatatatataatgtagtattaaaatatatacgcaatatatacatattaaaataataataataataaaactattgaCAATGctccacaaatatatatatactaaaaatatacataatagtatataagatataatatttaaagtatacataatgtataaatatatatatacataatataatacatAATATAGACACATTAGAAAtactaataattattaataatattacctaaatatattcatatatatattaaagatatatatatataacaacacacaataataataataataataaagtagaataacaagaaaaaggtaaaaaatggactaaattgaattgggaaactaaattttgggtctaatttgaaagaaaataaggAGGAAAGGACTTATTAGAACGCGCATGAAACTGTGGGGGGCCAAAAGCATAATATTCCCAACTATTAAAACGCTGCGCttggctaaggactaaattgaaaagcacGACAAAAGTCCAGGGCCGAATTAAAAGCAAAGAGAACCTGATTGTAAAGGCAtgaaaaagcggaggggctaaaagtaCAATTAGCCCCTCAAatgaaaaacacgcggatccttggagcgggtcgggtcaacAAACGGGTtaggccaaaacgacgccgttttggggtaAAGagcagcccccaaaacgacgtcgttttggagggctatataaggcctaaaattaacaaaaaaaaatcatttggt contains:
- the LOC107926339 gene encoding TORTIFOLIA1-like protein 2; translated protein: MKAHMHRKAKGPSNINSQQVAFELKNKVNLALNKLADRDTYQLGVDELEKTAECLTPDKISPFLSCILDTDSEQKSAVRKESVRLMATLARFHQGLILPYLSKMVASIVKRLKDPDSVVRDACHETIGVLASKLSNHEDDNNEVFVTLVKPLFEALGEQSKHVQSGAALCLARVIDNTHDPPVSILQRMLTRTIKLLKNPHLMAKSSVIELNRSIIQAGGATTQSLLAAAMPSIQEALKNSDWTTRKAASVALGEIASSGASFLGSFRASCIRSLESCRFDKVKPVRDTVLHALQHWRSIPGPDTSEPSEAGSYVKENFCGGDSCDITSNNDSCWKDVSGKKVTTNPAIRRIPLSVRKTSQNYVQDPQHCKDDDWHIEISVSEKHNVSLPDLQNEESEGSTITKTLDRMMPDTTSTQDIGYEFVPVDDKQECSSVSNLLSDNFGSKFVTVAHDHIAEGHWQKSMGRSQRFAGEEVSNEEDGVCSGKIRDRRSLDSAVNESSPETVSMCCSRIENKIVGIQKQLSEIDSKQSSMMDLLQVFSTGIMDSMSMLQSKVLSLEHVVDRMVQDVMQGGKHPGLVNSRLEKQGEGASSRLSSCTPRASVDICNRQSSLLSVKNSDVWEEKTLGRNRSPNCAKQGMEIWTNHTVKFCRNPTGKEVHKSSGHGGQGIGQIRKSEAASTCSSIPNVSGRQKYPDNKDGLWQHVKSLLCQGDLDSAYAKALSSGDEIVLIELLDRTGPVLESLSQKNVYNILSTLASYLLEQRFMNCIIPWLQQVVDLSAIHGPNLLIPSAKVRREILSAIQEAMNMEFSNPAERRSVTSLAIRFHQEWGKCS